A genome region from Cucurbita pepo subsp. pepo cultivar mu-cu-16 chromosome LG02, ASM280686v2, whole genome shotgun sequence includes the following:
- the LOC111789289 gene encoding laccase-13-like, which translates to MEHLLKTKSLSSCFLLALLVLIPFAIAETHYHEFIVQRKPVKRLCKVHNIITVNRQFPGPTLEVRNGDSLVIKVVNAVRYNVSLHWHGIKQLRNPWADGPEFITQCSIKPGGSYTYRFTIEDQEGTLWWHAHSRWLRATVYGALIIYPKMGSYYPFLMPKREASVLLGEWFDRDPMSVLRQALLSGAAPNVSDAYTINGQPGDFYSCSKKETVRIRVNSGETILLRIVNSGLNQELFFSVANHPLTVVAVDASYTKPFKTNVIMIGPGQTTDVLLTANQPPAHYYMAATAYNTAMNAAFDNTTTTAILQYNKNYQQQPKPILAQLPFFNDTPTSTRFTAQLRSLNRANVPTQIDESLLFTVGLGLINCTNPNSPRCQGPNGTRFAASINNNSFVFPKSNSIMQAFYQGIPGVFTTDFPPVPPLQFDYTGNVSRGLWQPGRGTKTFRLRYGSSVQIVLQDTSIVTTEDHPMHLHGYHFYVVGSGFGNFNSATDPARFNLVDPPLRNTIGTPPGGWVAIRFVADNPGAWLMHCHIDSHLAWGLAMVFLVENGEGEMQSVLPPPPDLPPC; encoded by the exons atgGAACATCTGTTAAAGACAAAATCTTTGTCTTCTTGCTTCTTGTTAGCCCTCTTGGTCTTGATTCCTTTCGCCATTGCAGAAACTCACTACCATGAATTCATC GTTCAACGCAAACCAGTGAAGAGGCTGTGCAAAGTTCATAACATTATAACAGTGAACAGGCAGTTCCCTGGGCCAACTTTAGAAGTAAGAAACGGCGATTCTCTGGTCATCAAAGTGGTCAACGCTGTCCGCTACAATgtctctctccattg GCATGGGATCAAGCAGCTGAGGAACCCATGGGCGGATGGGCCGGAATTTATAACGCAATGCTCTATAAAGCCAGGGGGTAGCTATACTTACAGGTTCACTATTGAAGATCAAGAGGGTACTCTGTGGTGGCATGCGCATAGCCGATGGCTTCGAGCTACTGTTTATGGCGCGCTCATAATTTATCCCAAGATGGGTTCTTATTATCCGTTCTTAATGCCTAAAAGAGAGGCTTCTGTTCTTCTTG GGGAGTGGTTTGATAGAGATCCGATGAGTGTACTGCGGCAAGCGCTGTTGAGTGGAGCGGCTCCTAATGTGTCTGATGCTTACACCATCAATGGGCAGCCTGGTGATTTCTATAGCTGCTCGAAGAAAG AGACGGTGAGAATCCGAGTGAATTCCGGCGAGACAATCCTTCTCAGAATCGTAAACTCCGGACTGAATCAAGAACTCTTCTTCTCCGTCGCCAACCACCCATTGACAGTGGTCGCCGTCGACGCATCTTACACCAAACCATTCAAAACAAATGTCATCATGATCGGACCCGGCCAAACCACCGACGTCCTCCTCACAGCCAACCAACCTCCAGCCCATTACTACATGGCCGCCACCGCTTACAACACCGCCATGAACGCCGCCTTCGACAACACCACCACCACTGCCATTCTCCAATACAACAAGAATTACCAACAACAACCAAAGCCCATCCTCGCCCAGCTCCCCTTTTTCAACGACACACCCACCTCCACCCGCTTCACCGCCCAACTCCGCAGCTTAAACAGAGCAAACGTCCCAACCCAAATCGACGAATCCTTACTCTTCACCGTCGGATTAGGCCTCATCAATTGCACCAACCCCAACAGCCCCCGCTGCCAAGGCCCCAACGGCACACGCTTCGCCGCCAGCATCAACAACAACTCCTTCGTTTTCCCCAAATCCAATTCCATTATGCAGGCCTTTTACCAAGGAATTCCCGGCGTTTTCACCACCGATTTCCCCCCTGTTCCGCCCCTGCAATTCGATTACACCGGAAATGTCAGCAGAGGACTATGGCAGCCCGGTCGAGGGACCAAAACTTTCCGGCTAAGATATGGATCGAGTGTGCAGATCGTGCTGCAGGACACCAGCATTGTCACAACGGAAGATCACCCAATGCATCTCCATGGCTACCATTTCTATGTCGTGGGTTCGGGTTTTGGTAATTTCAATAGCGCGACGGATCCGGCGAGGTTTAATCTTGTTGACCCACCGCTGAGGAACACCATTGGAACGCCGCCCGGTGGTTGGGTTGCGATTCGGTTCGTCGCTGATAATCCAGGAGCTTGGTTGATGCATTGCCATATAGACTCGCACCTTGCTTGGGGATTAGCGATGGTTTTTCTTGTTGAAAATGGCGAAGGGGAGATGCAAtctgttcttcctcctccaccCGATCTCCCACcttgttaa